Proteins encoded together in one Penaeus vannamei isolate JL-2024 chromosome 9, ASM4276789v1, whole genome shotgun sequence window:
- the LOC113816598 gene encoding peroxisome biogenesis factor 2 gives MSVSETNQGYVPRISQLDSIILNEEAYSLIKSQLLAAVKYIGQSPLTRFEPEIDAGLQYILLKCTVQKARSSIGQQLLQIKYDDLVSNRRLRNYVLLLVFGRWLKQRAGNIAAAVLRDESAKLFASQCINILEILYMVSQLLNLLVFLREGIYPSVVERMLRLKPVSSNIRNVRKISYVYFTRELLWHGFAELLSFVLPLINIQYFHNVVRKLLPSAVDNDDLKEQEVSFHQHTTCVVCNCPPVLPHSYGCQHLACYYCIHSSYALDPTYSCPLCGHTVESKVQIIPVYTVNG, from the coding sequence ATGTCTGTCAGTGAAACCAACCAGGGCTACGTTCCAAGAATATCTCAGCTGGACTCCATTATTCTAAACGAAGAGGCATATTCACTCATAAAGAGTCAGTTATTGGCAGCAGTTAAGTATATTGGTCAGAGCCCCCTCACCAGATTCGAACCCGAGATAGATGCAGGACTCCAGTACATCCTCCTGAAGTGTACTGTTCAGAAGGCAAGGAGTTCTATTGGCCAGCAGCTACTGCAAATCAAATATGATGATTTGGTTTCTAATAGAAGACTCCGCAATTACGTCCTCCTTCTGGTATTTGGAAGATGGTTGAAGCAAAGAGCCGGAAATATAGCTGCAGCAGTTCTTAGAGATGAAAGTGCAAAACTGTTTGCTAGCCAGTGTATTAACATTTTAGAAATATTGTATATGGTGTCACAGTTATTAAATCTTTTAGTGTTTCTTAGAGAAGGAATATACCCATCAGTTGTTGAAAGAATGCTCAGATTGAAACCAGTGTCATCAAATATTAGAAACGTACGGAAAATATCGTACGTGTATTTCACAAGAGAATTATTGTGGCATGGATTTGCAGaactcctttcttttgttttaccatTAATTAATATTCAGTATTTTCACAATGTAGTCAGGAAACTGTTACCAAgtgctgttgataatgatgatttaaaagAACAGGAAGTCAGTTTTCACCAACACACTACATGTGTAGTATGTAATTGCCCTCCTGTACTACCCCATAGCTATGGATGTCAACACCTGGCTTGCTATTATTGTATTCATTCCAGTTATGCATTAGATCCTACATATTCTTGCCCACTGTGTGGCCATACTGTAGAAAGTAAAGTACAAATTATTCCTGTGTATACTGTAAACGGTTGA